One Methanococcus voltae genomic region harbors:
- a CDS encoding glutamate--tRNA ligase — MKNVVIKYLLQNAIKYEGKPNPKSIMGKMLGENPDLRKLAKDINQNIGAIAKEVEDMGLEAQKQKLSEIAPEMMGEKKERKKKEIELKNVDTKKGVVMRFAPNPSGPLHLGHARASVLNDFFTKKYDGKLILRLEDTDAKRVLPEAYEMIQEDLKWLGVKVDEVVIQSQRLETYYEYGTKLIEMGHAYVCDCDAEEFRELKAEGIACKCRDNSSEKNLDLWNKMLSGELDNVAVRLKTDIEHKNPSVRDFPIFRIEHTPHPKNGTKYVVYPLMNLSVTVDDHLMSLTHVLRGKDHIVNTEKQKYIFDYMGWEIPEYLHYGILKIEGPVLSTSKMHAGILEGEYSDWDDPRLGTLGAMRKRGIKPEAIYKTMVDIGIKQADVRFAWENLYAVNKDLIDAITKRFFFVANPKKVIVTGAANKTVELRMHPDKDMGMRTLTFDGEIYLSGTDNIEAGKMYRLMELFNIVIDEVSEDVVYAHFDSEDYMVAKENRANIIHWVPAKDSVKVSVIDGDGIETEGYAEKDFAVVKEDESVQFERYGFVRIDKNELDSDAKKVTCYLTHN; from the coding sequence GTGAAAAACGTAGTTATAAAGTATTTACTTCAAAATGCTATAAAATACGAAGGAAAACCTAATCCTAAATCAATAATGGGTAAAATGTTAGGCGAAAACCCAGATTTAAGAAAACTTGCAAAAGACATCAATCAAAATATTGGTGCGATTGCAAAAGAAGTTGAAGATATGGGTTTAGAAGCTCAAAAACAAAAACTTTCAGAAATTGCTCCTGAAATGATGGGCGAGAAAAAAGAAAGAAAAAAGAAAGAAATTGAGCTTAAAAACGTGGATACAAAAAAAGGCGTTGTAATGAGATTTGCACCAAATCCGTCAGGACCTCTCCATTTAGGTCACGCTCGTGCAAGTGTTTTGAATGATTTCTTTACTAAAAAATACGATGGAAAATTAATATTAAGGTTAGAAGATACCGACGCTAAGAGGGTACTTCCTGAAGCTTATGAAATGATACAGGAAGACCTTAAATGGTTAGGCGTTAAAGTTGATGAAGTTGTTATCCAATCTCAAAGACTTGAAACATACTACGAGTACGGTACTAAATTAATTGAAATGGGTCACGCTTACGTTTGCGACTGTGATGCGGAAGAATTTAGAGAATTAAAAGCTGAAGGAATAGCTTGTAAATGTAGAGATAATAGCTCAGAAAAGAACCTTGACTTATGGAACAAAATGCTTTCTGGAGAATTGGACAACGTTGCAGTTAGATTAAAAACAGATATTGAACATAAAAACCCTTCAGTACGTGATTTCCCAATCTTCAGGATTGAGCACACCCCGCACCCTAAAAATGGAACAAAATATGTTGTTTACCCACTTATGAACTTATCTGTTACCGTTGATGACCATTTAATGAGTCTTACACACGTTTTAAGAGGAAAAGACCACATTGTAAACACTGAAAAACAGAAATACATATTTGATTATATGGGTTGGGAAATTCCAGAATACTTACACTACGGTATCTTAAAAATAGAAGGTCCTGTTTTAAGTACCTCAAAAATGCACGCGGGTATACTAGAAGGCGAATATTCTGACTGGGATGACCCTAGATTAGGTACACTCGGAGCAATGAGAAAAAGAGGCATAAAACCAGAAGCAATTTACAAAACAATGGTCGATATCGGAATTAAACAAGCAGATGTTAGATTTGCGTGGGAAAACCTTTACGCAGTTAACAAAGATTTGATTGATGCAATTACAAAAAGATTCTTCTTTGTAGCTAATCCTAAAAAAGTTATTGTTACAGGTGCAGCCAATAAAACTGTTGAGCTAAGGATGCATCCTGATAAAGATATGGGTATGAGAACGTTAACATTTGACGGGGAAATCTACCTATCAGGTACCGATAACATTGAAGCAGGTAAGATGTATAGGCTTATGGAATTGTTTAACATAGTTATTGATGAAGTAAGCGAAGACGTTGTTTATGCGCACTTTGATAGTGAGGATTACATGGTTGCAAAAGAGAATAGGGCAAACATTATTCATTGGGTACCTGCTAAAGATAGCGTTAAGGTTTCAGTTATCGATGGTGATGGTATTGAAACAGAAGGTTATGCGGAAAAAGACTTTGCAGTTGTAAAAGAAGATGAAAGTGTACAATTTGAAAGATACGGATTTGTTAGAATTGATAAAAACGAATTGGATTCAGATGCTAAAAAAGTAACCTGCTATTTAACCCATAATTAA
- a CDS encoding 50S ribosomal protein L30e produces MDINRAIRVAVDTGKVVLGTKQAVKNVKHGEGQLLIVAGNCAKDVMADLEYYTKLSGVKLYVHDATSLELGAICGKPFPVSALVVMEPGNSSILNLNKE; encoded by the coding sequence ATGGATATCAACAGAGCAATCAGAGTAGCTGTAGATACTGGTAAAGTAGTATTAGGTACAAAACAAGCTGTTAAGAACGTAAAACACGGTGAAGGGCAATTATTAATTGTTGCAGGTAATTGTGCGAAAGACGTTATGGCAGATTTAGAATATTATACTAAATTATCAGGCGTTAAATTATACGTACACGATGCCACATCACTTGAACTCGGAGCTATTTGTGGTAAACCATTCCCTGTATCCGCATTAGTGGTAATGGAACCTGGTAACTCATCTATTTTAAACTTAAACAAAGAATAA
- the tuf gene encoding translation elongation factor EF-1 subunit alpha, with protein MAKEKPILNVAFIGHVDAGKSTTVGRLLLDGGAIDPQLIARLRREAEEKGKAGFEFAYVMDGLKEERERGVTIDIAHKKFPTDKYEVTIVDCPGHRDFIKNMITGASQADAAVLVVNVDDHNNGIQPQTREHIFLIRTLGVNQLAVAINKMDTVNFNEADYNAMKKMLGDELLKMLGYNPDTVPFIPVASLHGDNVFKKSENTPWYKGPTIAQVIDSFQPPQKPTNLPLRLPIQDVYSITGVGTVPVGRVETGIIRPGDKVVFEPSGSVGEVKTVEMHHEQLPSAEPGDNIGFNVRGVGKKDIKRGDVLGPVDNAPSVAAEFDAQIVVLQHPSVITAGYTPVFHAHTSQIACTFGELSKKLNPATGEVLEENPDFLKAGDAAIVKLIPTKPMVIENVKEIPQLGRFAIRDMGMTVAAGMCIKVVAKNK; from the coding sequence ATGGCAAAAGAAAAACCAATATTGAACGTTGCATTTATCGGACACGTTGATGCTGGTAAATCAACCACAGTAGGAAGATTATTATTAGACGGTGGAGCTATCGACCCTCAGTTAATCGCAAGATTAAGAAGAGAAGCTGAAGAAAAAGGTAAAGCTGGATTCGAATTTGCTTACGTTATGGACGGTTTAAAAGAAGAAAGAGAGAGAGGTGTTACAATTGACATCGCTCACAAAAAATTCCCTACCGACAAATACGAAGTAACAATCGTAGACTGCCCAGGCCACAGAGACTTCATTAAAAACATGATTACCGGTGCTTCACAAGCTGACGCAGCTGTTTTAGTTGTTAACGTAGATGACCACAACAACGGTATTCAGCCACAAACAAGAGAACACATTTTCTTAATCAGAACATTGGGTGTAAACCAATTAGCTGTTGCAATTAACAAAATGGACACAGTTAACTTCAACGAAGCTGACTACAACGCAATGAAAAAGATGTTAGGCGACGAATTATTAAAAATGTTAGGTTACAACCCAGACACAGTTCCTTTCATCCCAGTTGCTTCATTACACGGTGACAACGTATTCAAAAAATCAGAAAACACACCATGGTACAAAGGTCCTACAATTGCTCAAGTTATTGACTCATTCCAACCTCCTCAAAAACCAACAAACTTACCATTGAGATTACCTATCCAAGATGTTTACTCAATCACCGGTGTAGGTACAGTTCCAGTTGGTAGAGTTGAAACAGGTATCATCAGACCAGGAGACAAAGTTGTATTTGAACCTTCAGGATCAGTAGGAGAAGTTAAAACAGTGGAAATGCACCACGAACAGTTACCTTCAGCAGAACCAGGAGACAACATTGGTTTCAACGTAAGAGGTGTAGGTAAAAAAGACATCAAAAGAGGAGACGTTTTAGGTCCAGTTGACAACGCACCATCAGTTGCAGCTGAATTCGACGCTCAAATTGTTGTTTTACAACACCCTTCAGTTATCACAGCAGGATACACACCAGTATTCCACGCACACACATCACAAATTGCTTGTACCTTTGGGGAATTAAGCAAAAAATTAAACCCAGCTACTGGTGAAGTTTTAGAAGAAAATCCAGACTTCTTAAAAGCTGGTGACGCTGCAATCGTTAAATTAATACCAACAAAACCAATGGTTATTGAAAACGTTAAAGAAATTCCACAACTCGGTAGATTTGCTATCAGAGATATGGGTATGACCGTTGCTGCTGGTATGTGTATCAAAGTTGTAGCTAAAAACAAATAA
- the rpsJ gene encoding 30S ribosomal protein S10 — protein MQKARIKLSSTKHTELDGVCDQIKAIAEKTGVDLAGPIPLPTKTLKVTTRKSTDGEGSSSFDRWTMKIHKRVIDIEADERTMKHIMKVRIPETVQIEIELRN, from the coding sequence ATGCAAAAAGCAAGAATAAAATTATCAAGTACAAAACATACAGAATTAGACGGTGTATGTGACCAAATTAAAGCAATCGCTGAAAAAACAGGTGTTGATTTAGCAGGTCCAATTCCATTACCAACAAAAACATTAAAAGTTACAACAAGAAAGTCAACCGACGGTGAAGGTTCATCATCATTCGACAGATGGACAATGAAAATTCACAAAAGAGTTATCGACATCGAAGCTGACGAAAGAACCATGAAACACATCATGAAAGTAAGAATCCCTGAAACCGTTCAAATTGAAATCGAATTAAGAAACTAA
- a CDS encoding 30S ribosomal protein S7, with product MEIKLFNKWDCEAVTVKDPSLRTYISLEPVLVPHTAGRYSKKMFDKSKMNIVERVLNKLMAEQTNTGKKYEALAVMEEALEIIEKRTKENPVQVLVDALENAGPREETTRISYGGIAFLQSVDVSPVRRLDTAIRNISLGALNSARKSKKSIANCLAEEIVSASKADMQKSFAVKKKEEKERVAQSAR from the coding sequence TTGGAAATTAAATTGTTCAATAAATGGGATTGTGAAGCTGTTACAGTTAAAGATCCAAGCTTAAGAACATACATTAGCTTAGAACCTGTTTTAGTACCTCACACCGCAGGAAGATACTCAAAGAAAATGTTCGATAAATCAAAAATGAACATTGTAGAAAGAGTTTTAAACAAATTAATGGCTGAACAAACAAATACTGGTAAAAAATACGAAGCTTTAGCAGTTATGGAAGAAGCCTTAGAAATCATCGAAAAAAGAACAAAGGAAAACCCTGTTCAAGTTTTAGTAGATGCTTTAGAAAACGCAGGACCTAGAGAAGAAACAACAAGAATTTCATACGGTGGTATCGCATTCTTACAATCAGTTGACGTTTCACCTGTAAGAAGATTAGACACTGCTATAAGAAACATCTCATTAGGTGCTTTAAATTCAGCAAGAAAAAGCAAAAAATCAATTGCAAACTGTTTAGCTGAAGAAATTGTTTCAGCTTCAAAAGCAGACATGCAAAAAAGCTTTGCTGTAAAGAAAAAAGAAGAAAAAGAAAGAGTTGCTCAATCAGCAAGATAA
- a CDS encoding NusA-like transcription termination signal-binding factor translates to MRIKLNTEDIMRISLFEKMTGADVIDSVADEEKITFVIKEGDIGAAIGKGGENVRNATEKFGRKIDLIEYSEDVKQFIRNIFAPVELEDVWTKKFGDDLVVYLRIHPKLRRAIIGDKGKKIDSAVDLVSRLSGVKNIKVIAGLRKDNKKVAKKEDAPVKAEEVKPEVKPEAEAVKAPEATETQNAE, encoded by the coding sequence ATGAGAATTAAACTTAATACAGAAGATATAATGAGAATCAGTTTATTTGAAAAAATGACTGGCGCAGACGTCATTGATTCAGTAGCTGATGAGGAAAAAATTACATTTGTCATCAAGGAAGGAGATATCGGTGCTGCTATTGGAAAAGGTGGAGAAAACGTAAGAAACGCAACCGAAAAATTTGGCAGAAAAATCGATTTAATCGAATATTCCGAAGATGTAAAACAATTTATTAGAAACATATTCGCACCTGTAGAATTAGAAGATGTTTGGACTAAAAAATTTGGTGACGATTTAGTAGTATACTTAAGAATCCACCCTAAATTAAGAAGGGCTATTATCGGAGACAAAGGAAAGAAAATTGATTCCGCAGTTGATTTAGTTAGTAGACTTTCTGGTGTTAAAAACATCAAAGTTATCGCAGGATTAAGAAAAGATAATAAAAAGGTTGCTAAAAAAGAGGATGCACCAGTAAAAGCTGAAGAGGTTAAACCTGAAGTTAAACCTGAAGCTGAAGCTGTAAAAGCTCCTGAAGCTACCGAAACACAAAATGCAGAATAA
- a CDS encoding NfeD family protein, translating into MQSDLGYILIFIGLLIILMEAFTPGLYFPAAGIALIIYGLLLAVAPAYALPLAVVAGLLTVYIMYRFVYKSGMNIKIGAERLIGLEGDLVENIDENKPGYVIVNNEKWQAKTQDRSELKAGIKVIVTKIEGVSLIVEPSVGQEVEKVEKVEKAEKKDEENN; encoded by the coding sequence ATGCAAAGCGATTTGGGTTATATTTTGATATTCATTGGTTTATTAATCATATTAATGGAGGCTTTTACGCCAGGATTATATTTCCCTGCAGCAGGAATCGCCTTAATTATATATGGGCTACTTTTAGCAGTTGCTCCAGCTTATGCCTTACCTTTAGCAGTTGTAGCAGGGTTATTGACGGTGTATATAATGTACAGGTTTGTTTACAAGTCTGGAATGAATATAAAAATAGGTGCAGAACGTTTAATTGGGTTAGAAGGCGATTTGGTCGAAAATATTGATGAAAACAAGCCAGGTTATGTAATTGTAAACAATGAAAAATGGCAGGCAAAAACTCAGGATAGGTCAGAGTTAAAAGCAGGAATCAAAGTAATAGTAACGAAAATAGAAGGTGTTTCTTTGATAGTGGAACCCTCTGTAGGCCAAGAAGTTGAAAAAGTTGAAAAAGTTGAAAAAGCAGAAAAGAAAGACGAAGAAAATAATTAA
- the tmk gene encoding dTMP kinase — MDNKNIKNSKSKKFIVFEGIDGSGKSTQAKMLADRINAILDYEPTNSEVGKLIRKGLSEGCFEKETLALLFAGDRVEHCKELEKRLEKNHIICDRYVYSSMVYQNTQGIDMKYICDINKYARVPDIVVLLDLNPELSMLRVNDRTGNNEIFEKIEFQKIIREKYIEIFEKPEFEKNMFMPSIYIKIDANKSISELHNEIYNLIKEYL, encoded by the coding sequence ATGGATAATAAAAATATTAAAAATAGTAAATCAAAAAAATTCATCGTTTTTGAAGGTATTGATGGTAGTGGAAAATCTACGCAAGCCAAAATGCTTGCAGACCGAATAAATGCGATATTAGATTACGAACCTACAAACTCCGAAGTTGGAAAATTAATAAGAAAAGGTCTTTCAGAAGGTTGTTTTGAAAAGGAAACCCTCGCATTACTTTTTGCAGGCGATAGGGTCGAACATTGCAAGGAACTTGAAAAAAGACTTGAAAAAAATCACATCATATGCGATAGATATGTTTATTCGTCTATGGTGTATCAAAATACACAGGGTATCGATATGAAATATATATGCGATATCAATAAGTATGCAAGAGTGCCTGATATCGTAGTATTGTTGGACTTAAACCCCGAATTATCAATGCTAAGGGTAAATGATAGAACCGGAAACAATGAGATATTTGAAAAAATAGAATTTCAAAAAATAATTCGTGAAAAATACATTGAGATATTTGAAAAACCGGAATTTGAAAAAAATATGTTTATGCCATCTATTTACATAAAAATAGATGCAAATAAAAGTATTTCAGAATTACATAATGAAATATATAATTTAATTAAAGAATACTTGTAA
- a CDS encoding elongation factor EF-2 has protein sequence MGRRAKMVEKVTSLMETHDKIRNIGICAHIDHGKTTLSDNLLAGAGMISKELAGDQLALDFDEEEAARGITIYAANVSMVHQSETGEHLINLIDTPGHVDFGGDVTRAMRAIDGAIVVCCAVEGVMPQTETVLRQALKEKVKPVLFINKVDRLINELKLTPEELQGRFMKIIAEVNILIEKMAPEEFKKEWLCDVMGGKVAFGSAYNNWAISVPYMQKSGISFKDIIDFCNDERQKELADKAPLHEVCLDMVIKHLPNPVQAQKYRIPNIWKGDIESEVGKSMMTCDPNGPLAGVITKIIVDKHAGAISACRLFSGRMKQGDELFLIGAQQKARAQQVSVFMGAERVQVPSISAGNICAITGLKEATAGETVSAFSNKMEQAFEGLSHVSEPVITVAIEAKNTKDLPKLIEVLRQIAREDNTVRVEINEETGEHLISGMGELHIEVITNTKIGRDTGIEVDVGEPIVVYRETINGTSPEIEGKSPNKHNKLYFIVEPLEDSVYEAYVKGDLKDEDFKRKISSEAEARFEAAGLPKDEAKKVMSIMGGNLITNLTRGIVQLDEARELIIEGFKEAVRNGPLAAEKVQGVKVKLMDATFHEDAIHRGPAQIIPAVRFGVRDAITQAKPVLLEPMQKVYINTPQDYMGDGMKEINNRRGQIVDMEQEGDMSIIKGSVPVAEMFGFAGAIRGATQGRCLWSVEFSGFEKVPGELQPKIVQQIRSRKGLKTE, from the coding sequence ATGGGAAGAAGAGCAAAAATGGTAGAAAAGGTTACCAGTTTAATGGAAACCCACGATAAAATCAGAAACATCGGTATCTGTGCACACATCGACCACGGGAAAACAACATTATCAGACAACCTCTTAGCAGGTGCTGGTATGATATCAAAAGAATTAGCGGGAGACCAACTTGCTTTAGACTTTGATGAAGAAGAAGCAGCAAGAGGTATTACAATCTACGCTGCTAACGTGTCAATGGTTCACCAATCAGAAACCGGAGAACACTTAATTAACTTAATCGATACCCCAGGTCACGTTGACTTCGGTGGTGACGTTACAAGAGCAATGAGAGCTATTGATGGTGCTATCGTTGTATGCTGTGCAGTAGAAGGTGTAATGCCACAAACTGAGACAGTTTTAAGACAAGCTTTAAAAGAAAAAGTTAAACCTGTTTTATTCATCAACAAAGTAGACAGATTAATCAACGAATTAAAGTTAACTCCTGAAGAATTACAAGGAAGATTTATGAAAATCATCGCAGAAGTTAACATCTTAATCGAAAAAATGGCTCCTGAAGAGTTCAAAAAAGAATGGTTATGTGACGTTATGGGTGGTAAAGTAGCATTCGGTTCAGCTTACAACAACTGGGCTATTTCAGTACCATACATGCAAAAATCAGGTATTTCATTCAAAGATATCATTGATTTCTGTAACGATGAAAGACAAAAAGAATTAGCTGACAAAGCACCTTTACACGAAGTATGTTTAGACATGGTTATTAAACACTTACCAAACCCAGTTCAAGCTCAAAAGTACAGAATTCCAAATATTTGGAAAGGAGACATTGAGTCAGAAGTTGGTAAATCAATGATGACCTGTGACCCTAACGGTCCTTTAGCAGGTGTTATCACAAAAATTATCGTTGATAAACACGCAGGAGCTATCTCAGCATGCAGATTGTTCTCAGGAAGAATGAAACAAGGTGACGAATTGTTTTTAATTGGTGCACAACAAAAAGCAAGAGCTCAACAAGTTTCAGTTTTCATGGGTGCAGAAAGAGTTCAGGTACCAAGCATTTCAGCAGGTAACATCTGTGCTATCACAGGTTTAAAAGAAGCAACCGCAGGGGAAACAGTTTCAGCATTCTCAAACAAAATGGAACAAGCTTTCGAAGGTTTATCCCACGTAAGTGAACCTGTTATTACAGTTGCTATTGAAGCTAAAAACACAAAAGACTTGCCAAAATTAATCGAAGTATTAAGACAAATCGCAAGAGAAGATAACACAGTTAGAGTGGAAATTAACGAAGAAACCGGTGAACACTTGATCAGCGGTATGGGTGAACTCCACATCGAAGTTATCACAAACACAAAAATCGGCAGAGATACAGGTATCGAAGTTGATGTTGGTGAACCAATCGTTGTTTACAGAGAAACAATTAATGGTACAAGCCCTGAAATTGAAGGAAAATCACCAAACAAACACAACAAGTTGTACTTCATCGTAGAACCTTTAGAAGACAGTGTATACGAAGCATATGTTAAAGGCGACTTAAAAGATGAAGACTTCAAGAGAAAAATCTCATCAGAAGCAGAAGCTAGGTTTGAAGCAGCTGGTTTACCAAAAGACGAAGCTAAAAAAGTTATGTCAATCATGGGCGGTAACTTAATCACAAACTTAACAAGAGGTATCGTACAGTTAGACGAAGCTAGAGAGTTAATCATCGAAGGTTTCAAAGAAGCTGTAAGAAACGGTCCTTTAGCTGCTGAGAAAGTTCAAGGTGTAAAAGTTAAATTAATGGATGCAACATTCCACGAAGATGCAATCCACAGAGGTCCAGCACAAATTATCCCTGCGGTAAGATTCGGTGTTAGAGACGCTATTACACAAGCTAAACCAGTATTATTAGAACCTATGCAAAAAGTATATATCAACACCCCACAAGATTACATGGGTGACGGTATGAAAGAAATCAACAACAGAAGAGGCCAAATCGTTGATATGGAACAAGAAGGTGACATGTCAATTATTAAAGGTAGCGTTCCTGTTGCTGAAATGTTCGGATTCGCTGGTGCAATCAGAGGGGCTACCCAAGGTAGATGTCTCTGGTCTGTTGAATTCTCAGGATTCGAAAAAGTACCTGGAGAATTACAACCTAAGATTGTTCAACAAATCAGATCAAGAAAAGGTTTAAAAACAGAATAA
- the rpoA2 gene encoding DNA-directed RNA polymerase subunit A'', which produces MESADLEYKIMDLKLPPLLKQNLLNKILKENIESEEMIEEIIKETQIAYERTLVEPGEAVGVVAAQSIGEPGTQMTMRTFHYAGVAELNVTLGLPRMIEIVDARKEPSTPTMTINLLEEYKYDREKAQQVAKNIESTTVESVADNISVNLVEECISIILNAEKLEKRMLTVEDVINSIKSKMKLKIEDDGHVLNLKIKTPTLKALRKRLPKVRAIHLKGVSNINRVIIRKEDGSEEYILYSEGSNLKEVFEIEGVDPSNTTTNNIIEIQDVLGVEAARNAIIYEMAATLSNQGLTVDPRHLMMVSDLMTTDGVVKPIGRHGIGGEKASVLARAAFEETVKHLYSASMRGYSDELDGVVENIIVGKPISIGTGCINVGIKREYEEGNI; this is translated from the coding sequence ATGGAAAGTGCAGACTTAGAGTATAAGATAATGGATTTAAAACTCCCTCCGTTATTGAAACAAAATTTATTGAACAAGATACTCAAAGAAAATATCGAAAGCGAAGAAATGATTGAAGAAATCATTAAAGAAACACAAATTGCATATGAAAGAACATTAGTAGAACCTGGAGAGGCTGTTGGTGTCGTAGCAGCTCAATCAATCGGGGAACCTGGTACGCAGATGACAATGAGAACGTTCCACTACGCAGGGGTAGCAGAGTTAAACGTTACTTTGGGTTTGCCAAGGATGATTGAGATTGTAGACGCAAGAAAAGAGCCTTCCACACCTACAATGACAATTAATCTTTTAGAAGAATACAAATACGACAGAGAAAAAGCTCAACAGGTGGCTAAGAATATCGAAAGTACAACCGTTGAGTCAGTAGCTGACAACATAAGTGTTAACCTTGTAGAAGAATGTATTTCTATAATCTTAAACGCTGAAAAGTTAGAAAAAAGAATGTTAACCGTTGAAGATGTTATTAATTCAATTAAATCAAAAATGAAATTGAAAATTGAAGACGATGGTCATGTTTTAAATTTGAAGATTAAAACCCCTACATTAAAAGCTTTAAGAAAAAGACTTCCTAAGGTAAGAGCAATACACTTAAAAGGTGTATCTAACATTAACAGGGTTATTATTAGAAAAGAAGATGGTTCTGAAGAGTACATTTTGTACAGTGAAGGTTCCAACTTAAAAGAAGTATTCGAAATTGAGGGTGTTGACCCTTCAAATACAACAACCAACAATATCATCGAAATTCAAGATGTTTTAGGTGTTGAAGCTGCAAGAAATGCAATCATTTACGAGATGGCTGCTACTTTATCAAACCAAGGTTTGACAGTAGACCCAAGACACTTGATGATGGTTTCAGACTTGATGACCACAGATGGTGTCGTAAAACCAATCGGTAGACATGGTATCGGTGGGGAAAAAGCTTCCGTTCTTGCAAGAGCAGCATTCGAAGAAACTGTTAAACACTTATACTCTGCATCAATGAGAGGTTACTCCGATGAATTAGATGGTGTTGTAGAAAACATCATAGTTGGTAAACCTATTTCTATTGGTACAGGTTGTATAAACGTAGGAATTAAAAGAGAATACGAAGAAGGTAATATTTAA
- a CDS encoding 30S ribosomal protein S12, with the protein MAGSKAPRGEFAGRKLFLKRKESKWHQYKFVNRELGLKLKADPLEGAPMGRGIVVEKVGLEAKQPNSAIRKCVKVQLIKNGKVITAFAPGNHAINFIDEHDEVVIEGIGGPTGQAKGDIPGVRYKVVMVGKNSIRELVKGKQEKVKR; encoded by the coding sequence ATGGCAGGAAGTAAAGCTCCAAGAGGAGAATTTGCAGGTAGAAAATTATTCTTAAAAAGAAAAGAAAGCAAATGGCACCAGTACAAATTCGTTAACAGAGAATTAGGCTTAAAATTAAAAGCTGACCCATTAGAAGGTGCTCCAATGGGAAGAGGTATTGTTGTTGAGAAAGTAGGTCTCGAAGCAAAACAACCTAACTCTGCTATCAGAAAATGTGTAAAAGTTCAATTAATTAAAAACGGAAAAGTTATTACCGCATTTGCACCAGGTAACCACGCTATCAACTTCATCGACGAGCACGACGAAGTAGTTATCGAAGGAATCGGTGGTCCAACAGGTCAAGCTAAAGGGGATATTCCTGGAGTAAGATATAAAGTTGTAATGGTTGGTAAAAACTCAATCAGAGAATTAGTTAAAGGTAAACAAGAAAAAGTTAAAAGATAA